One Prunus dulcis chromosome 8, ALMONDv2, whole genome shotgun sequence DNA window includes the following coding sequences:
- the LOC117638459 gene encoding putative lipid-transfer protein DIR1, translated as MATNHLSLPKKLENRSKIIDMAAYKKLVVIVALFLALAIGSEANEQVQVTFCRMTKGGLNACAPSVSGLNPLPPSALCCSALSIADFQCLCFFKNYSNLLTSYGIDPNLAMQLPAKCNLRQTVHC; from the coding sequence ATGGCCACGAACCATCTTTCACTCCCCAAGAAACTAGAGAATAGATCAAAGATCATAGACATGGCAGCATACAAAAAGCTTGTGGTTATTGTGGCATTGTTTTTGGCACTGGCCATTGGGTCTGAGGCCAATGAGCAGGTCCAGGTAACTTTTTGCCGCATGACAAAAGGGGGTTTGAATGCTTGTGCTCCATCAGTGAGTGGGCTAAACCCTCTGCCTCCCTCAGCTCTGTGTTGCTCAGCTCTTTCCATCGCAGACTTCCAATGCCTTTGCTTCTTCAAGAACTACTCAAACCTTTTGACTTCCTATGGCATCGACCCCAACCTTGCCATGCAGCTTCCTGCCAAATGCAATCTTCGCCAGACAGTCCATTGTTGA
- the LOC117638192 gene encoding UPF0496 protein At4g34320-like: MGSHMSKKSSETSSSAINLNTNLQYTTDQLSSYEAACKVDAELQSFDTNLQTRTNQVINTIAAGVEVRALSFDSLKEITECLLEMNQEVVKVILECKKDIWKNQELFELVEEYFENSLQTLDFCTALEKCLKRARDSQLLILVALQQFEEETEMGGSRYTRTLGELKNFKAIGDPFTEEFFQIFQSVYRQQIQMLEKLQLRKNKLDKKLKYIHAWRKVSSIIFVATFAAVLICSVVAAAMAAPPVAAALAAASSIPVGSMGKWIDSLWKNYENALRGQKEVISSMQVGTYVAIKDLDNIRVLIDRLEVEIESLLHNASFAIEEDAVTVAIEEIKKKLGVFMKNVEDLGAQADTCSRDIRRARTVVLQRIIKHSNN, translated from the coding sequence ATGGGAAGCCATATGAGCAAGAAGAGCTCTGAAACATCATCCTCTGCTATCAATCTCAACACCAATTTACAATACACAACTGATCAATTAAGCTCATATGAGGCAGCCTGTAAGGTTGATGCAGAATTGCAATCCTTTGATACCAATCTCCAAACCAGAACCAATCAAGTCATCAACACAATTGCAGCAGGAGTTGAAGTTCGAGCTCTCTCATTTGATTCATTGAAGGAAATCACAGAATGCCTGTTGGAGATGAACCAGGAGGTTGTGAAAGTTATCTTGGAGTGCAAGAAGGATATATGGAAAAATCAAGAATTGTTTGAGCTTGTAGAGGAGTACTTTGAAAACAGCTTGCAGACTTTAGATTTCTGTACTGCATTGGAGAAGTGTTTGAAGCGAGCTCGTGATAGCCAATTGCTCATTCTTGTTGCTCTTCAACAGTTTGAGGAGGAAACCGAAATGGGAGGCAGTCGATACACGAGGACTTTGGGCGAATTGAAGAATTTTAAGGCTATAGGTGATCCTTTTACTGAAGAGTTCTTCCAAATTTTTCAATCTGTTTACAGGCAACAAATAcaaatgcttgagaagttgcAACTAAGAAAGAACAAGCTCGATAAGAAGCTCAAATACATCCACGCCTGGAGGAAGGTTTCGAGTATTATATTTGTTGCTACATTTGCTGCTGTGTTGATTTGTTCTGTTGTGGCAGCAGCCATGGCTGCTCCACCTGTTGCAGCAGCTCTGGCTGCTGCTAGTTCTATCCCTGTAGGCTCAATGGGGAAGTGGATTGACTCTTTGTGGAAAAACTATGAAAATGCTTTGAGGGGTCAAAAGGAAGTAATTAGCTCCATGCAAGTAGGGACTTATGTTGCCATAAAGGACTTGGACAACATTCGGGTTCTTATCGATCGATTGGAAGTTGAAATTGAGTCCCTCTTGCATAATGCAAGCTTTGCCATTGAGGAGGATGCAGTTACAGTTGCAATTGAGGAGATTAAAAAGAAGTTGGGAGTGTTTATGAAGAATGTAGAGGATTTGGGAGCTCAAGCTGATACCTGCAGCCGTGACATTCGAAGAGCAAGGACTGTGGTTCTGCAGAGGATCATAAAACATTCCAACAACTAG